GAGCCTACCGCATTCGGCAGGGAGTCGAGACACCGACCGATCTACCTCCGATTTGATAGCATCGGCTCGTTCGTGGCTTTCCAAAAGAGACTGTACGTCCCACGCATCCTTCGGGCCTCCAGCGTAGAGCTTGAGAAGCACTAGACCGGCCGGGCGCGCCACCTTGACGGTGACTTCGCCTAGGGACATGGGCTCTGCGGATCCGATGATATCCGCCTGCCAGGCGTAGCGCCCGACGACGACATCCACGGTTCTCTCGCCGGGAACGGAGATTCGAACACTACCGGCAAGAGGATCATCGAAGTCTCCCTTCAGCAGCCGGAGCGTGGCGCCGTTTTGTTCGAGCTCGTCCCAGAGTGTTTTCTGCAGTGAGTTTTCGTCCACCGTGAACAAATCGATATCGGCGGTCGCGCGACTAACGCCATGAAGGGCCATGGCCGCCGCGCCAATGAGAGCATGGTCGATCCCCGCCCGCTCGAGGACAGCGACCACGTCGCTAAAAAGACTCATTCGATGATTCCGCGCATCACGCGCGACGGCCGGCGACCGGCCTGGCCCGAGCTTTCGAGGCGTCGCCGCGCAGCGACCCGATCGATGCCGTGTGCCTCCGCGTAGGCATCGATGGCTCGCTCGCCGAGAACGAGAGCTTCGGCGAGCCGCTCGGCGGGTGTCATCTTCCGAAGGCGCTCGCGACTCTCCTCTCGCAGACGTTCGGCTACGGTGCTCATAAACATAAGTATAACTGAGACGAAGCACTCGCCGATTACGACGAAAGGATTGCTTGTTCCGATTGGAAAGACTAGATTTCGCTGATGCCGCTCGCCCCCCGAACCCGGCTTGGTCCGTACGAGATCACCGTGCCCATCGGCAAAGGCGGAATGGGTGAGGTCTACCGGGCGCGGGATACCAAGCTCGACCGCGACGTAGCCATAAAAGTACTCCCGGAGGAGTTCGCCTCAGACGCCGAGCGCCTCGCCCGTTTCGAGCGAGAGGCCAAGCTCCTCGCATCGCTGAACCACCCGGGCATCGCGACTCTTCACGGGCTCGAGAAGACCGAGGGGAAGCCCGCGCTCGTGATGGAGCTCGTCGAGGGGGAGACGCTCGGCGAACGGCTCGCCCTTGGGCGGCTCTCGCTCGAAGAGGTTGTCGCGCTCTTCCGGCAGATCGCCGATGCGCTTCGGGCCGCCCACGCCAAGGGCATCGTGCACCGGGACCTCAAGCCCGCGAACGTCAAGATCACGCCGGACGGGAAGGTCAAGATTCTGGACTTCGGTCTCGCGAAGCTCGCCGAAGCCGACGGGGGCCCGTCGGGTGAAAGCGCTTCGCACTCCCCGACGCTCACCAGGAACACGGCGCTCGGCGCGATCCTCGGCACGGCGTCCTACATGAGCCCGGAGCAGGCGCGAGGAAAGACGGTCGACAAGAGGACCGATATCTGGGCGTTCGGATGCTGTCTCTTCGAGGTCCTCGCGGGACGGAAAGCCTTCGATGGAGAAACGGTCGCCGACGTGCTCTCGAAAGTCCTGCAGCGGGAGCCGGAGTGGTCGGCGCTTCCACCCGGCCCCCCCCGAGCGCTGCGTCGATTGATGAAGAAGTGCCTGGAGAAAGACCCGGATCGACGGATTCACGACATCGCCGACGCGGGGCTCGAGCTCGAAGAGAGCCTGAGCGCTCCGCCCGCTGCCGAATCACGCCTGCAATCGCGCACGCTGGTTCTCGCCATCGCGGGCGCTGCTCTCGCGGGAGCGCTCGCGTCCTTCCTGCTCGTCCGACCGACTCCCGCGCCCCGCGCCGTCCAGCGCTTTTCGATCAACCTTCCTCCCGGCGACGAGTTTCTCGTGGGAGGGATCGAAGGACCGCTGGTCGCTATCTCTCCCGACGGGAGCAAAGTCGTCTACGCGGGCGTCCGCAACGGAGAGGCGCAGCTCTTCCTGCGGCCCGTCGATCGAGACGTGGCCGAGCCGATCGCCGGAACGCGAAACGGGCGCATGCCGTTTTTCTCACCGAACGGAGAGTGGATCGGATTCTCCGCCGGACGCGAGCTCAAGAAAGTGGCCATCCTCGGCGGCGCTCCGGTGACGCTAGTACAGATGGAAGGAGCGGATCACAGGGGGGGGACCTGGGCCCGGGACGGGCGTATCTTTGCCTCCATCGATGGGCTTCTCATCTGGATTTCCGAGGGCGGAGGTCCGTCGACGACGATGTCGCTCGACGAAGGCGTGGACGAGCCCGCGTGGACCTGGCCGCACGTTCTACCCGGCGGGAAGGCCGTCTTGTTCGACTCCGTTCGAGCGGGGCCTCGTTCCATCGTGGTTCTGTCGCTCGAAACGGGCGAGACGCGGGTCCTGATCGAGGATGGGAGCTTCCCCCGCTATACGGAAAGCGGACATCTTCTCTTCGCCCGTGAGCGGACCCTCTTCGTGGTGCCTTTCGATCTCGAGCGGCTTTCTACCCGCGGCGCTCCCGTGCCCGTTCTGGAGAACGTGGGTCAGGGCGGTGCGGGTGAGGCCTACTACGACGTCTCGGACGACGGCACGCTCGTCTACGTCTCCGGGCAGACCAAGCCCGAGACCGGGCTTTCGTGGGTCGATCGCGAGGGAACGGCCCAGCCTCTCGGCCCCCGGAGGCGCGCCACGTGGTCCAGCCCGCGGCTGTCGCCGAACGGCGAGCTCGTCGCCGCGAGTCTCGAGCCCCAGGATGCTCCTCCGGATGTGTGGCTTCTGGACACCGACCCGGCGACGTTGACGCGACTGACGACGGCCGGGGGGTGGCAGAGCGTATGGGCCCCGGACGGTCAGTCCTTGTTCATCCAATCCGATGCGCGCATCTTCCGCCAGGACCTCGACGCCG
This portion of the Vicinamibacteria bacterium genome encodes:
- a CDS encoding protein kinase, producing the protein MPLAPRTRLGPYEITVPIGKGGMGEVYRARDTKLDRDVAIKVLPEEFASDAERLARFEREAKLLASLNHPGIATLHGLEKTEGKPALVMELVEGETLGERLALGRLSLEEVVALFRQIADALRAAHAKGIVHRDLKPANVKITPDGKVKILDFGLAKLAEADGGPSGESASHSPTLTRNTALGAILGTASYMSPEQARGKTVDKRTDIWAFGCCLFEVLAGRKAFDGETVADVLSKVLQREPEWSALPPGPPRALRRLMKKCLEKDPDRRIHDIADAGLELEESLSAPPAAESRLQSRTLVLAIAGAALAGALASFLLVRPTPAPRAVQRFSINLPPGDEFLVGGIEGPLVAISPDGSKVVYAGVRNGEAQLFLRPVDRDVAEPIAGTRNGRMPFFSPNGEWIGFSAGRELKKVAILGGAPVTLVQMEGADHRGGTWARDGRIFASIDGLLIWISEGGGPSTTMSLDEGVDEPAWTWPHVLPGGKAVLFDSVRAGPRSIVVLSLETGETRVLIEDGSFPRYTESGHLLFARERTLFVVPFDLERLSTRGAPVPVLENVGQGGAGEAYYDVSDDGTLVYVSGQTKPETGLSWVDREGTAQPLGPRRRATWSSPRLSPNGELVAASLEPQDAPPDVWLLDTDPATLTRLTTAGGWQSVWAPDGQSLFIQSDARIFRQDLDAAGQAQDVAPCYNLTSISSDGTLAVCQGPNEAGDWDIESVRLDGSG